In Phycisphaerae bacterium, the following are encoded in one genomic region:
- a CDS encoding SGNH/GDSL hydrolase family protein, giving the protein MADNATSQDSTPVPKSRRRLRPVRLFVIAAVCVVAAFAVKHFWFSLPIGEGPAGPVVPREMFQAVWTSRPVLLVGIGDSITDGFGASEGHSYFDMLISNPADESPEMKGICLGSVLPNLKSLELAVSGSTSIHHLTSQLARLEVQPPEVLGLVVMTTGGNDIIHNYGHSPPQEGAMYGATFEQARPWIAAFDERLKSMLDRIEQCFPGGCHIFLANIYDPTDGVGDATRAGLPAWPDAMKVLAAYNEIIARHAGQRPNVHLVDIHSEFLGHGIYCTQPWRRHYRWADPHYWYYMNLEDPNDRGYDAIRRLFLLEIAKVFQTTAPQSSPTPLNLNHNGK; this is encoded by the coding sequence ATGGCAGACAACGCCACGAGTCAGGACTCCACTCCCGTCCCCAAAAGCCGGAGGCGGCTCCGCCCGGTGCGGTTGTTTGTCATCGCGGCAGTCTGCGTTGTTGCCGCATTTGCGGTCAAGCACTTCTGGTTCAGCTTGCCGATCGGCGAGGGACCGGCGGGGCCGGTCGTTCCGAGGGAGATGTTCCAGGCCGTCTGGACGTCGCGGCCGGTTCTTCTGGTGGGGATCGGCGACAGCATCACCGACGGTTTTGGGGCATCCGAGGGGCATTCCTACTTCGACATGCTGATCTCGAACCCGGCCGACGAGTCCCCGGAGATGAAGGGGATCTGTCTCGGCAGCGTGTTGCCGAATCTGAAATCGCTTGAGCTGGCGGTCTCCGGAAGCACGTCCATCCACCATCTGACGAGCCAGCTTGCCCGCCTGGAGGTGCAGCCGCCGGAGGTACTGGGCCTGGTGGTCATGACCACGGGCGGCAACGACATCATCCACAATTACGGTCACAGCCCCCCTCAGGAGGGGGCGATGTACGGCGCCACTTTCGAGCAGGCCCGCCCCTGGATCGCGGCATTTGATGAGCGGCTCAAGAGCATGCTCGATCGGATCGAGCAGTGCTTTCCGGGCGGCTGTCACATCTTTCTGGCCAACATCTACGACCCGACCGACGGGGTTGGTGACGCCACGCGAGCCGGTTTGCCCGCCTGGCCCGACGCGATGAAGGTTCTCGCGGCATACAACGAGATCATCGCCCGCCATGCCGGGCAGCGACCGAACGTGCATCTGGTGGACATCCACAGCGAGTTTCTCGGCCATGGCATCTACTGCACGCAGCCGTGGCGGCGCCACTATCGCTGGGCTGACCCTCACTACTGGTATTACATGAACCTGGAGGACCCCAACGACCGGGGCTACGACGCGATCCGTCGACTGTTTCTGCTGGAGATTGCCAAGGTGTTTCAGACGACCGCGCCCCAATCGAGTCCTACTCCGCTCAACCTCAATCACAACGGCAAATAG
- a CDS encoding DUF1559 domain-containing protein, with translation MSQVAVVNRLACGSRLPGCPVRVKAFTLIEVLVVVAIIALLVGILIPALSKAREQARRSVCASNQKQIMTGVHMYAMQYAGQIPFSVPWFNASLTWIVRQEYYNPRGYVHLGVLYGSRQIKDPAIFYCPSNKEFPHIYPEGWQNFSAGGGVERVATGYMYAIAGQIDRYPKGERLHARLDSLKQESLVSCMFISKRDKRQQRGVWPHRGGVIAGYVDGSARLNQVADAIAQTSAELYDANNIDDMDYFAFCFFKMLSGQRRWIEAFPKLPEVR, from the coding sequence ATGTCGCAGGTGGCAGTCGTCAACAGACTCGCTTGCGGTTCACGTTTGCCAGGTTGCCCAGTGAGGGTCAAAGCCTTCACGCTTATTGAGGTTCTGGTGGTCGTCGCGATTATTGCCTTGCTGGTGGGGATTCTGATCCCCGCCTTGTCGAAGGCCCGTGAGCAGGCCCGGCGGTCGGTGTGTGCGAGCAACCAGAAGCAGATCATGACCGGAGTGCACATGTACGCAATGCAGTACGCCGGTCAAATCCCGTTCAGCGTGCCGTGGTTCAATGCCAGCCTTACCTGGATCGTCCGGCAGGAGTATTACAACCCGAGAGGTTATGTTCACCTGGGCGTGCTCTACGGCAGCCGGCAGATCAAGGATCCGGCGATCTTCTACTGCCCGTCGAACAAGGAGTTTCCGCACATCTACCCGGAAGGTTGGCAGAACTTCTCGGCCGGGGGCGGCGTCGAGCGTGTCGCGACCGGGTACATGTACGCGATTGCAGGGCAGATCGACCGTTACCCCAAGGGAGAGCGGCTGCACGCCCGCCTCGACTCACTCAAGCAGGAATCACTGGTGTCCTGCATGTTCATCTCGAAGCGTGACAAGCGGCAACAGCGAGGAGTGTGGCCCCATCGCGGCGGGGTCATTGCCGGCTACGTCGACGGCAGCGCCCGCCTCAACCAAGTGGCCGATGCGATCGCTCAGACGTCGGCCGAGCTCTATGACGCGAACAACATCGACGACATGGATTACTTTGCCTTCTGCTTCTTCAAGATGCTCAGCGGTCAGCGTCGCTGGATTGAAGCGTTCCCCAAGCTGCCGGAAGTACGGTAG
- a CDS encoding SDR family oxidoreductase, whose translation MANSRFDGKVVIVTGGARGIGRAIVESFAREGAKVGIGHSGRSEDAAQQIIRNIGKDRAVSLPGDVADAGAVKAILDKTISTFGRLDILVNNAGICPFRDVLDVTVEEFDRVQAVNTRSIFLMSQGAARFMKDHGGGVIVNITSISGERFTDPQQLAYCTSKAAANMLTRGLAVTLAPYGIRVNAVLPGTIPTDINQDVLARPGVADAIIRQTPLKCLGECSDVAAATLFLAGDEAKWITGTLMVVDGGVIA comes from the coding sequence ATGGCCAATTCCAGGTTTGACGGCAAAGTGGTCATCGTAACCGGCGGGGCCCGCGGCATCGGCAGGGCCATCGTCGAATCATTTGCCCGCGAGGGAGCCAAGGTGGGCATCGGTCATTCCGGACGCTCGGAGGACGCCGCTCAGCAGATCATCCGAAACATCGGCAAGGATCGAGCCGTCTCACTGCCCGGCGACGTGGCCGATGCCGGGGCGGTCAAGGCCATCCTTGACAAGACGATCTCCACCTTCGGCCGCCTCGACATCCTCGTGAACAACGCGGGAATCTGCCCGTTTCGAGACGTTCTGGATGTGACCGTCGAGGAGTTCGATCGCGTTCAAGCGGTCAACACCCGCAGCATTTTCCTGATGTCCCAGGGTGCGGCCCGCTTCATGAAGGATCACGGCGGCGGGGTCATCGTCAATATCACCAGCATCAGCGGCGAGCGGTTCACCGATCCGCAGCAATTGGCCTATTGCACGAGCAAGGCGGCGGCCAACATGCTCACCCGTGGCCTGGCCGTCACCTTGGCCCCCTACGGGATCCGGGTCAACGCCGTGCTGCCCGGCACCATTCCCACCGACATCAACCAGGACGTCCTCGCCCGGCCGGGCGTTGCCGACGCCATCATCAGGCAGACGCCTCTCAAGTGCCTCGGTGAGTGCAGCGACGTCGCGGCGGCCACTCTGTTCCTGGCCGGCGACGAAGCCAAGTGGATCACAGGTACGCTCATGGTCGTCGATGGCGGCGTCATCGCATAG
- a CDS encoding cyclase family protein produces the protein MAFKRIVELSYPIIPGQAGRKFDVEKIDADAVAPVPRLPGQWYIMHNVVMVNHLGTHIEVPYHLRKDGLDLTEFPVENTIGTTRLLDVGHPPPGHGLTLEEIKKAAILAGGVQQGEIVFLRTGWDKAWGTDEYLKSPWVRPEALAWLVRQGMVMFGIDAAGVEELSNTKHESHYALFDHNVALIENLCNLDSLGKRKTFMSVCTPIAVKGLEAFPIRVLGILNYGQFQV, from the coding sequence TTGGCTTTCAAGCGTATCGTCGAATTGTCGTACCCGATCATCCCCGGCCAAGCGGGGCGCAAATTCGACGTCGAGAAGATCGACGCCGACGCCGTCGCCCCCGTTCCACGGCTGCCCGGCCAGTGGTACATCATGCACAACGTGGTCATGGTCAACCACCTCGGCACGCACATCGAGGTTCCCTACCACCTCCGCAAGGACGGCTTGGACCTGACCGAGTTCCCGGTGGAGAACACGATCGGAACGACCCGCCTGCTCGACGTAGGCCATCCGCCGCCCGGCCACGGCCTGACGCTCGAGGAGATCAAGAAGGCCGCGATCCTGGCCGGCGGCGTTCAGCAGGGCGAAATCGTGTTCCTGCGCACCGGCTGGGACAAGGCTTGGGGAACCGACGAGTACCTCAAGAGCCCCTGGGTACGTCCCGAAGCCCTGGCTTGGCTCGTCCGCCAAGGCATGGTCATGTTTGGAATTGATGCCGCCGGCGTCGAAGAGTTGAGCAACACGAAACACGAGTCGCATTACGCCCTCTTCGACCACAACGTCGCCCTGATCGAGAACCTCTGCAATCTGGATTCTCTCGGCAAGCGCAAGACGTTCATGAGCGTCTGCACGCCGATCGCGGTCAAAGGTCTCGAAGCGTTTCCGATTCGTGTACTGGGGATTCTCAACTATGGCCAATTCCAGGTTTGA
- a CDS encoding FAD-binding protein — protein sequence MIPRSSADLNGLSIPVYSLNTVIVGSGAAGLNCACRLFRELEEMGIENPADHLALVTRGIGLGTSNNSGSDKQTYYKMGTGGEPDRPTDFADTLTAGGCTHADVAFIEGANSLRAFYRLVDLGVPFPHTADGVFVGYKTDHDPRQRATSAGPWTSRFMVRKLLAELERYGIPVFNRHHMLAVVTGREEGRQAACGILCVDLARQNDDNHGLVLFNARNVVAAGGGPGDLYEISVYPPGQMGPYAALFEAGAEAHNLTESQFGLASLRPRWNLSGTYQQVIPRYYSTDADGEDEQEFLNPWFDSMSTLATDIFLKGYQWPFDHDKIANFGSSLIDILVQNEMVNRGRRVFMDFRENPRATQGLEAFKLADLKPEALTYLQKSGAIQATPIERLAHMNQPSIDLYRQMGVDLWKEPLEIGVCSQHCNGGFAVDVWWESTVPHLFVIGELAGTHGVKRPGGSALNAGQVGGTRAAQRIAHVYHGGGLPLDEFVGRAQAVVLRFVTEIGRIRAAGTQTSDCAEVKKQIQRRMSRYAGMVRSLAGVSRALEEARSQWRQIRDHGLRQETAGYAQAIEVRELALAQLGFLEAILALLKRGSGSRGSHLVTDPKGALPHPKLGDEWRYIPENLALRNEIMGVIYHPENDAFETRVSKPHGRPERESWFENTWTEYRRATIFVRDPGDHPRPCKIYQE from the coding sequence ATGATTCCGAGAAGCAGTGCTGATTTGAACGGTCTGAGCATCCCCGTCTACTCGCTCAACACGGTGATCGTCGGCAGTGGCGCAGCCGGCCTCAACTGCGCCTGCCGGCTGTTCAGGGAACTTGAGGAGATGGGCATCGAGAATCCGGCCGATCACCTCGCCTTGGTCACTCGCGGAATCGGACTGGGCACCTCAAACAACTCCGGTTCCGACAAACAGACCTATTACAAAATGGGAACCGGCGGGGAGCCCGATCGTCCGACCGACTTCGCCGATACGCTGACGGCCGGAGGTTGCACTCACGCAGACGTCGCATTCATCGAAGGAGCCAACTCGCTCCGCGCTTTCTACAGGCTGGTCGACTTGGGTGTTCCTTTTCCCCACACCGCCGACGGCGTTTTCGTGGGTTACAAGACCGACCATGACCCGCGACAACGCGCGACTTCCGCCGGCCCGTGGACTTCGCGATTCATGGTCCGCAAGCTGCTCGCCGAACTGGAGCGCTACGGCATCCCCGTTTTCAATCGCCATCACATGCTCGCGGTCGTCACCGGACGGGAAGAAGGTCGACAGGCCGCCTGCGGCATTCTCTGCGTCGACCTCGCCCGCCAGAACGACGACAATCACGGCCTGGTGCTGTTCAACGCCCGCAATGTCGTGGCTGCCGGCGGCGGGCCCGGAGATTTGTACGAGATCTCCGTCTATCCCCCGGGACAGATGGGACCCTATGCCGCCCTGTTCGAGGCCGGCGCGGAGGCTCATAATCTCACTGAGTCGCAATTCGGCCTCGCCTCGCTGCGCCCGCGATGGAACCTCTCAGGAACCTATCAGCAGGTCATCCCCCGTTACTACAGCACCGACGCCGACGGCGAGGATGAGCAGGAGTTTCTTAACCCCTGGTTCGACTCCATGTCGACGCTCGCCACCGACATTTTCCTCAAGGGCTACCAGTGGCCCTTCGACCACGACAAGATCGCCAATTTCGGCTCGTCGCTGATCGATATCCTCGTTCAGAATGAGATGGTCAACCGCGGCCGCCGCGTCTTCATGGATTTCCGCGAGAACCCGCGTGCCACCCAAGGGCTTGAGGCCTTCAAGCTCGCCGACCTCAAGCCGGAGGCCCTCACTTACCTGCAGAAGTCCGGGGCCATACAAGCCACCCCGATCGAGCGGCTGGCACACATGAATCAGCCGAGCATCGATCTCTACCGACAGATGGGCGTCGACTTGTGGAAGGAACCGCTCGAAATCGGAGTCTGCTCGCAGCACTGCAACGGCGGTTTCGCGGTTGACGTCTGGTGGGAATCCACCGTACCTCATCTTTTCGTCATCGGTGAGCTGGCCGGCACGCACGGGGTCAAACGGCCCGGCGGCTCGGCGCTCAACGCCGGTCAGGTCGGCGGGACCCGGGCCGCTCAGCGCATCGCGCACGTCTACCACGGCGGTGGCCTGCCGCTGGACGAATTCGTTGGCCGTGCTCAAGCCGTCGTCCTTCGTTTTGTCACCGAGATCGGTCGCATTCGAGCGGCAGGTACCCAGACCTCGGACTGCGCCGAGGTTAAGAAACAGATTCAACGCCGCATGAGCCGATACGCCGGCATGGTCCGCTCGCTGGCCGGCGTGAGCAGGGCTCTGGAAGAAGCTCGCAGCCAGTGGCGCCAGATCCGAGATCACGGCTTGCGGCAGGAAACCGCCGGCTACGCCCAAGCCATCGAAGTCCGCGAGTTGGCCCTGGCACAACTGGGTTTCCTGGAAGCGATCCTTGCGTTGCTCAAGCGCGGCAGCGGCTCTCGCGGGTCGCACCTTGTGACCGACCCCAAAGGCGCCCTGCCGCATCCGAAGCTCGGGGATGAGTGGCGCTACATCCCCGAAAACCTTGCCCTCCGAAACGAGATCATGGGCGTGATTTACCATCCCGAAAACGACGCCTTCGAGACGCGCGTCAGCAAGCCCCACGGACGTCCTGAACGCGAATCCTGGTTCGAGAACACCTGGACCGAATACCGCCGTGCGACCATCTTCGTACGCGATCCGGGCGACCACCCCAGACCGTGCAAGATCTATCAGGAGTAA
- a CDS encoding 3-ketoacyl-ACP reductase, whose translation MSDSPVALVTGAGQGIGRGIALRLAREGHIVVINDVVADPANTDHGAYEVKRTIEAAGGRAEVFKADIASAEQRLAMIEFIDLQFGRLDLLVNNAGVAPKQRVDILQAGEETFDRLISINLKGPYFLTQLAANRMIAWKKAGRITTPRIVFITSISAYTSSPARGEYCVSKAGLSMAVRLYADRLGEHGIPVIEIRPGIIQTPMTSVVKDKYDKLIAEGLLINRRWGLPEDVAAVVAAVARGDLDYSTGESIEVSGGFNVRRL comes from the coding sequence ATGAGCGATTCGCCCGTGGCACTGGTTACCGGGGCCGGACAGGGCATCGGCAGGGGCATCGCCCTGCGGCTGGCCCGCGAAGGCCATATCGTGGTGATCAACGACGTCGTTGCTGATCCGGCCAACACCGACCACGGAGCCTACGAGGTCAAGAGGACCATCGAGGCGGCCGGCGGGCGAGCCGAGGTTTTCAAGGCGGACATCGCCTCCGCCGAACAGCGTCTGGCGATGATCGAATTCATCGACCTGCAGTTTGGCCGGCTCGACCTGCTGGTTAACAACGCAGGCGTCGCCCCCAAGCAGCGAGTCGACATCCTCCAGGCCGGCGAGGAAACCTTCGACCGGCTCATCTCGATCAATCTCAAGGGGCCGTATTTTCTCACCCAGCTTGCAGCCAACCGGATGATTGCCTGGAAAAAGGCCGGTCGGATCACCACGCCACGGATTGTGTTCATCACGTCGATCTCGGCGTACACGTCGTCGCCGGCCCGGGGCGAATACTGCGTCTCCAAGGCCGGCCTCTCCATGGCTGTCCGGTTATACGCCGATCGTCTCGGCGAACACGGTATCCCGGTCATCGAGATACGTCCCGGCATCATCCAGACGCCGATGACCAGCGTGGTCAAGGACAAGTACGACAAGCTCATCGCCGAGGGTTTGCTGATCAACCGACGATGGGGCTTGCCGGAGGACGTCGCCGCCGTGGTTGCTGCGGTTGCCCGCGGCGATCTGGACTACTCCACCGGCGAGAGCATCGAGGTGAGCGGCGGATTCAACGTGCGGAGACTGTGA
- a CDS encoding PAS domain S-box protein, with product MAFLGSVGLKGRAIMLAALLLLGTVGAVCAALMWRHFTSSIEAVEHHAVMNARFIGLSAEPYVLLNDVQSLEHLVQSATTSNCVELTQVLDKTGKVLAESAAKPQFVLETQVRLAQAFRGNLTRESFRVFRTPRQCLALVPIWPVGQQLDLGLDDQEAKQPGESEPVGFVLLAYTLDDVYQVLAKDAFYSVAITVMLLSVGLAITVVMVRQLVRPIAGLVQTASAIAEGDLSDRASEDAPGEVGILAKAFNNMADKMEDYAQNLEKLVYDRTVALERNEARTRAILDTAADGIITIDERGIVESYNAAAERVFGWTAAEVIGQNVSMLMPSPYAESHDSFIKAYLRSGDPQLIGRGREVQGRRKDGSTFPMDLAVSETAVGDRRTFTGIVRDITERKHAEEEQQKLVSLVENSSDLIMMCSLDGRVLYLNRSGREIAGLDGSEQVAGTTIADYMPSEEWARVREVELPRVLKSGSAEWHGELQHFKTGTRISMQISFFLIRHPQTGDAICLGSIQRDITAQKHAERQLRKNMAELEQFNRLAVGRELRMIELKRQVNEMARAAGLDEPYDLSFVEAARK from the coding sequence ATGGCGTTTCTCGGTTCAGTGGGGTTGAAAGGCCGCGCGATCATGCTGGCGGCGTTGTTGCTGCTGGGCACGGTGGGAGCGGTCTGCGCCGCGCTGATGTGGCGGCACTTCACCAGCTCGATCGAGGCCGTGGAACATCACGCAGTGATGAACGCGCGCTTCATCGGGCTGAGCGCCGAGCCCTACGTCCTCCTGAATGACGTGCAATCCCTCGAGCATCTCGTCCAGTCGGCGACCACCAGTAACTGCGTCGAGCTGACACAAGTACTCGACAAGACGGGCAAGGTGCTGGCCGAGTCGGCGGCCAAGCCGCAGTTTGTCCTCGAAACGCAGGTGCGGCTGGCGCAGGCCTTTCGCGGCAACCTCACTCGCGAATCGTTTCGCGTGTTTCGCACGCCGAGACAGTGTCTCGCCCTTGTACCGATTTGGCCGGTGGGCCAGCAATTGGATCTAGGTCTGGACGATCAGGAGGCGAAGCAGCCCGGCGAGTCGGAGCCCGTCGGGTTTGTGCTCCTGGCGTACACGCTGGACGACGTTTACCAGGTTCTTGCGAAAGATGCGTTCTACAGCGTCGCGATCACGGTGATGCTGCTCAGCGTCGGTTTGGCAATCACCGTCGTCATGGTCCGGCAGCTTGTGAGGCCGATTGCCGGGCTGGTACAAACGGCCAGCGCGATCGCCGAGGGTGATCTGTCGGATCGGGCAAGCGAAGACGCGCCCGGCGAGGTGGGGATTCTGGCGAAGGCCTTTAACAACATGGCCGACAAGATGGAGGATTATGCCCAGAACCTGGAGAAGCTTGTCTACGACCGAACCGTAGCCCTGGAAAGAAACGAGGCCAGGACTCGGGCGATTCTCGACACCGCGGCCGACGGCATCATCACCATCGACGAGCGGGGCATCGTCGAATCATACAACGCGGCCGCCGAGCGAGTGTTCGGATGGACGGCGGCCGAGGTCATCGGGCAGAACGTGAGCATGCTCATGCCGTCGCCCTACGCCGAAAGCCATGATTCATTCATCAAGGCCTACCTGCGATCCGGTGATCCGCAACTGATCGGCCGAGGAAGGGAAGTCCAGGGACGTCGCAAGGATGGCAGCACGTTCCCCATGGATCTTGCGGTCAGCGAAACGGCCGTCGGAGACCGCAGGACGTTCACGGGAATCGTCCGCGACATCACCGAGCGAAAGCACGCCGAAGAGGAACAGCAGAAACTCGTGTCCCTCGTAGAAAACAGCAGCGACCTGATCATGATGTGCTCGCTCGACGGCAGAGTGCTGTACCTCAACAGGAGCGGCCGCGAGATCGCGGGGCTCGACGGTTCCGAACAGGTCGCGGGAACGACCATCGCGGACTATATGCCGTCGGAAGAGTGGGCGCGTGTTCGCGAGGTGGAGTTGCCCAGGGTGCTTAAGAGCGGAAGCGCCGAGTGGCACGGCGAGCTTCAGCACTTCAAGACGGGAACCAGGATTTCCATGCAGATCAGCTTCTTCCTGATTCGACACCCGCAGACGGGCGACGCGATATGTCTCGGCAGCATTCAGAGGGACATCACCGCCCAAAAGCATGCGGAGCGTCAGCTCAGGAAGAACATGGCCGAGCTCGAGCAGTTCAATCGTCTGGCCGTAGGCCGGGAGCTGCGAATGATCGAACTCAAACGACAGGTGAACGAGATGGCCCGGGCGGCGGGGCTGGACGAGCCGTACGACCTGTCGTTCGTGGAGGCGGCACGAAAGTAG